The Camarhynchus parvulus chromosome 19, STF_HiC, whole genome shotgun sequence genomic sequence CAGCCGCCCCCTCCggccctgctggcagcccgTGCCCCGCTCCCCCGGTGCCTTCCCCCTGCCACATCCCAGGTCCGGGACCTGCTGAGCCCGGGACCGCCGTGCGCCCTGCCCCTGCGCTGGAGCAAATCCCGCGGCTTCTACGTGGAGAACCAGCTCAGTGTGGAATTCGAGAGTCTGGAGGCCATCGTCAGCCTGCTCCTGCAAGGTGCTGAGCCACAGGCACGGGGCTGGGACATGTTCAGGGCAAGCTAGACCTGGTGTGGGGGGATTCAGCCCCTCGCAGACCGTCCCAGGGCTGGTGGCGCTCTGATGGCAGCCAAGAGGAGCGGCCAAGGCAGCTCTGGTCTGGCAGGGGGGGCTGAGCAGTGGATGCTGTGGGGttggggcagggatgtggggtgCCGTGCAATCAATTCCTCCCTCGTCAGGATCCCAGAGGCGCCGGACCTCGGCCCATGCCCTCAACAGGCACTCGAGCCGCAGCCACGCCCTTCTGACCATCCACGTCCGCAGCCGAGCTGTGAGCGCGCATCCcgctcctgggcagggctggggggctcggggctcAGCGCGGGGGTGCAAACAGCCCCACGGTGGGGGGGTCACGCTCTCCTCAAGGATACCTGGGTGGGGCGGGAGTGAGCAGCCGGGAGTCCTATCCAAGATCCAGGAGTCGGGACAGTGCTGTGGGCCTTGGGGAAGGGGTGATGGGGGTCAAATCATCACCCCTCAACGTGCTTGTCCAGGCCAGCACCTGCCCCAGCAAGCAGGGCACGCTGTGCTTCGTGGACCTGGCTGGCAGCGAGCGGGTGAAGGAGACTGGCTCCAGCGGGGAGCTCTCCGTGGAGGCCAACAGCATCAACCGCAGCCTCCTGGCGCTGGGTAAGGGCTGGGGAACCCGCCCTGGGAGCGCCCCCACCAGAGCCCTGTCACATCCTGTGTGTCTCATCCTCCGGCAGGACACTGCATCTCCCTGCTGGCCAAACCCCGAGGGAAGCGAACGCACATCCCCTACCGGGACAGCAAGCTCACCCGGCTGCTGGCTCGCTCCCTGGGCGGCTCGGGCATCACCCTGATGGTAAAACCAagcaggaggctgggcagggctctcaCCCCGTGGAAAAGGATGGTGACCCTCTGGATGACAGCCCACCTACATGTCTTCCTGGTTGGCAGGTCGCCTGCATCTCCCCGTCCTCACGCTGCCTCTCAGAGACCCTGAGCACTCTGCACTATGCCAGCCGTGCCCGCAGGGTCACCACCAGACCCCTGGCCAACAGGGTATTGCAGACAGGGACCCCCTCTGAGCTCCTCTCCCCGCTGCTGGGGCCCCCCTGACCCACCCCTTTATCCACCCACCCTTCCCAGGTGTCCCgggagaagctgctgcaaaCCTTGGAGCGAGAAATCCatgccctgcagctggaaaacctCTCCCTGcgccagcagctgtgcctgcccagagTGCCAGTGAGGGGCACGGAGGTGGCAGGGAACCCTCCAAAGGCATGGGCAGGCTCTGGAGACAGGCAcggccctgcagggcagctcccgCCAGAGGGaaccccagcctggcccagcctcTACGGCCTCCTGCGGGACTTCGTGGTGGAGAACGAGCAGATGAGGTATGGGAAGCTTGTGTGGGACCCCTGGATAGGGGATcaaggggctgccagggcagccagagccctggctgggcagcaccCTGCACCAACCAGACTCCCTCAGTGACTccgtggggctgggcagggctctctGGAGGCTGCCAATGCCCTGCTGGGCTTCCTTACTGCTCCCCAGGCATCCCCATCTGTCCCCACACCTCAGAGGTGACATCCCAGCTGGCCCATCCCACAGAGGCACCCGCAGCTCCTGTGacagccagcccctgctccgGAGTGCCCGCAGCCTGCACATCCCCCAGAGGCTCCCGGTGAGGCAGCGGCGTCCTGACaccacccccagctctgtgccccgGCTGCCGGTGAgagggagggctctgcagcctgcaatCACAGCAGGAGAGCATGCACACACCACCCAGCCATGCACACACCACCCAGCCATGCACGCACCACCCACCCACTGCTGTCCTCTCTTGCAGaagctccctcctgcctccagccacCCCAGCTGCCCacagtgctgccctgtgccagctgatGCCACCATGTTCGAGGTACAGCCCCAGGGGTCTCTTTggaggggtggcacaggggtggcacagccacCTTGACCGCTCTGCTCACCCCAggtgctgccagtgcctgctgtgccacagccagtGCCCCCTGAGGGAAGTGCTGGACAGGAGGACACggctctgcctggctcccaTCACTCCCAGCCGCACCAGAGGCAGTGGTGAGAGACAATCCTTGGgcatcagctgcagctcaggagttccctggagttttggggggtGGTGGGATGGTAGGTGAGGTTTTGTTCATGTGTCCTCATGGCAGGAGTCGTGGCAGGAGTAGGAGTTTGTCtcagcagcatcctctgcagCGAGAACTGCCAGGCCCTGAGCGTGTCCCCAGCGCCGAGGGAAGGGTCATCCCTTCAGCACCACCATGGCcggggctgccagagcccagaggtgagcagggcagtgctgggagagcaggcagggccTCGGAtgggcacccagccctgctcagcctctcaCATGTGGGGCTGTGCACTGATCCTGGGGAGATGGAGAcctgaccctgctgctccccgctggcagctgctggctctgtccctctcctccAGTGGGAAGAGGCACTGGactggctggcagagcagatcTGAGCTGCCACAGGCACACCATGGTTGGGGCCAGCATCGGGGATCTGGCACAGACTGGGGGGGACAACCACAGCCCTCGGGGACACGGGACCTTGGACTGCAAGGACTGCACAAACCATGGCACAGACggttggatggatggacagacagagcTCTCGAGCCTGCATGGCCCTCACAGTTTATTTCTGTCtagctggggctgtgctgctggtggctccaGGGATCCCATCAGGTGCTCTCCTCCCCGGGCTGGGGGCAGTCCAGCCAGTACTGGGCGATGGAGCGGGGGTAGCGTGGCCGCACCAGGTCCACGCGCTTGGTGCGCAGGTTGACACGGTAGTACTTGTCTGGGGAAGGGGACATGGCAGTCAGGactgtccccagctctggggagctgccagccctcaCTGCCAGCACCTTCCTACTGCATCCTGAAGCCCTGAGACATTGCAGAGAGAGAAGAGCCCTCCCCATGCCCCGGCAGCCCTGATCCTGCATCATTCCCGGATCCTGCCAGACCAGACTCACCTCCCACAAAGAAGTAAACACTCTGGAGCATCTCACACGTGGAGCCCGACAGCCCATCGCTTTCAACACCTGATGAGTCGGGGTCATTTTGCAGCCAGCTCCAGAATCCCAAGTTCAGTGACCGGTGGTGGTTGTACCTCTTGCGCTGGCGCCGAGACTTCCTCCTGCGGGGCTGCTGGGAGGCCACGTAGATCCTGCCGGCCATGGCAGCGTCCAGGCGGCTGGGCACGCCCCGCCAGTCCCGGCTGATGTACCACGGCCCGTTTGCCCCGGCTGCAaaaggagcagaggctgagggagaggggcagcagcGTGCCCGAGACCCACAGGAAAGCTCCAAGGGATCCCAGCCTGGATGGGatgtgtgacagtgacacaggctGAGCCAGGAGTGGCCCCCCACCCCCTTGGCTTGGATCTGCTGAgtccccctctcctcctctctaTCTTTCattctccctgcccagggctggggttttGATGTGGCATCTCCAGCTCCAGTGACAATAAACAGTCCCCAGCAATGACACCGTGGTGTGAGGCAGCTGGTGATGGGTTTGGTAATGGGGGGCATGagggctgtgagggtgggatttgggatgctgtgggaggTGCAGCTGTGGCCTGGGGGGTTCCAATGCATGGCCTGGGCAGAGGCGATCGCTCATCCTGCCCACCTTTGCTTCCAGGTAttgctccctcctccctgagTGTCTGCATCCCTTGTGCCCTGTCAGTGCCCGCTGTTGGGACCTGCCAACCCTTCCCAGCCCTTACGCATCCTGCTGCCAAAGAGGAGCTGGAAAACAtcctcccagctgtccctgttcATGAAGGCATAGTGCTTGAACACCGTGGAGGGGGAGGACTTCTCGCAGTCGGCCTGCGTGGGCTGCTGGGCGAAGTCGTAGGACCAGTAGTACTTGTCTAGGAGAGGATGAGCAGGGTGTTAGGGGGGGACAAGCACTGCAGGGGTGCCCAgtggtgccaggctctgcccccCTTACCCTTGAAGAAATAGACTCTCTCGTTGCCATGGTAGCTGTGGGCGGGCAGGGCGAACGCTGCGTCCACGTTGTCGGGGATGCCCTCAAAGCCCTCGGAGATGTCCCGGGGGTACCCAGGGTCCAGGGCTCCATCATCAAAGCGCCAGTACTGGGTGCCCTGGGGCGTGGGGGACAGAGAGGGGTCACAGGTGCAACATCCCCCAGCCATGGGTCTGCCAGGAGGAGTGAGGGGATGATGGAGAGCCCCATAACGGGGCTGTGGTTGCTTGGGGTCCCAGAACAaccacagggatttggggtttctggcaaccactctgtgtgtgtatagGAGGTGCCAGAAGGGGATACAGGGTGGGTTGGAGGATTGTGTTGGCCACCCTGGGAGTACCTCTAGCCCTGCAGCCCACCTTGAAGAGGTAAGTCTTGCCCTGGCAGTTGATGCGTGTGAAGGCTGCATCGATGGGGCCCTCGATGCCCCACACATCACTGATGAGCTTGGGGTAGCCAGGCCTCACACTGGTCTTGTCCAGCTCATAGAAGTACTtccctgtggagagaggagaggtaggggcagcaggagggtcTACAGACACCAGCACAGGGTGACAGCATGGCAGCATGTCCCACGTGCCTGGGAAAGTCCCCAAAGTACCTCGGAAAGCGTAAAGGGAACCGTTCTTCAGGTCGGTGAAGGCATCAAAAGGTTTCCCgctgcacagctcctcaggCTCCTCAGAAACACCTGGGGTGGTGTTGGGCACCTCTGGCAGTGTCTCCTCAGGGTTTGGCTTGCTCTCTGGCGTGGTCTCCACCggcactggggctgtgggcagctctgtgggctctgccACGGGCACCTCCTCGGTGACAAAGTCGACAGTGAGGTTGTAGTCCAGGTAATCGTCCTCCGGCAAGGCAAAGACGTCTCCCCGGgtcactgcaggagggagcagtTGGTTCCCCCTGGGTTTGGGTGCAGGAGATGCTCCCTCCCAGGCAATAGGGATTTATAGAATCATGGAGgcattaaggttggaaaagccctctaacatcatcaagtccaatttaacccagcactgccaactATGTCCCCAAGCACCAAAAGTACACATTTtttggaacacttccagggatggtgattccacctgggcagcctattccaatgcCTAAACACCCTTTCAGAGAAGACAGTTCTCCTACTAAACAATCTATCCAATTAGCACAGATCCCATGCTCCATATGGCAACGAGccagctcccaaacccccctgtgctgcagcaaatCCTGATGCTGACTTCACCCCTCAGCCACAGGTGGGTGCAGAGCTGACCCAGCACAGACCCCACGTGTGGAGCACCCattcccctgtgccctggccaGGAGGGTGGCCATGAGGACAGTACCTTTGGCTTTGCAGACGGTGGAGTagtcactgcagcagctctggtaGTACACACAGAGGGTGTCACACTGGCACTTGTGCCCTGCATCGAAGCCTTCCTCACAGCGGCCCTCACAGGAGTCTGCAAAAACCACCCCACAAATCAGGAGGGGTGAtgtggggcagggcagtggggcCCatgcctcccctcccctcccagcccagccccatgggGGGAAAACAAACTTGGGGATGTCCTGGTTGGGGATACCCCACTCCTTCATGGTCAACTCCATCACCAGGGgtgacagcagctccttgccctgctcccacTCAGGTCTTGCTGGGATGGGAGCCacgggctgggctgtgccatgctCCCAGTTCCGTGctggcagcccagctgtgtATGGGCAGGGATTTGCCAAGGCACCATTGACACTCATGTGCTGCCCACTGCCTTTCTCCCCATCCTGCAGGGTGCAGCCAGCATGGCCATGGCCACCATCcgctccctccccaccctgcccagcccctccaccAGCCCAGGAACCTCTCTTTCTCCATCCCCAAAGCACCTGGCAAGGGTTTGGCTGGCTAAAGCTCACCTTCTGCAGCACGGGtggtggccagcagggccagcacgagggcagggaaaagcagcctcATCCTGGGTATCCCTCCTGCGACTGTGCGGGCTGCAGCACGGCAGAGCCCCAGCGTCCAGTGTTTGCTCAGCCTGCCCCGGAGGGGAAAGCAAACAGCCCAAGGTCGGGACAGGGGAAAGGGGCAGAGATGATCTCCCACCCAGCTTCCCCCACAGCCCACACTGAACTGGGGGTGTCTGCtgagggggacagggggtgtaaacagctcctccccagccccggtgCAGGGTGGGCACTGCTCAGAgagtgggcagggacagca encodes the following:
- the KIF12 gene encoding LOW QUALITY PROTEIN: kinesin-like protein KIF12 (The sequence of the model RefSeq protein was modified relative to this genomic sequence to represent the inferred CDS: deleted 2 bases in 1 codon); amino-acid sequence: MAGTVSSVPGQASGHSGGGRTVRAQHDRGSLSQPPGCPRAEPPSWGAPTTLLPSVPRRSPGEQRGRPVEGRETRLRVVLRVRPLTCTETRRGDQQVVHSLGDGAVHVSAARHDATFGFSAVFDAGASQEAVFEGSGMRQLVELAMDGFSCTVFAFGQTGSGKTYTLMGPLGQSDTQPASPALLGLMQRSFTCLLEQSRSRASDLALSASYLEIYNEQVRDLLSPGPPCALPLRWSKSRGFYVENQLSVEFESLEAIVSLLLQGSQRRRTSAHALNRHSSRSHALLTIHVRSRAASTCPSKQGTLCFVDLAGSERVKETGSSGELSVEANSINRSLLALGHCISLLAKPRGKRTHIPYRDSKLTRLLARSLGGSGITLMVACISPSSRCLSETLSTLHYASRARRVTTRPLANRVSREKLLQTLEREIHALQLENLSLRQQLCLPRVPVRGTEVAGNPPKAWAGSGDRHGPAGQLPPEGTPAWPSLYGLLRDFVVENEQMRHPHLSPHLRGDIPAGPSHRGTRSSCDSQPLLRSARSLHIPQRLPVRQRRPDTTPSSVPRLPKLPPASSHPSCPQCCPVPADATMFEVLPVPAVPQPVPPEGSAGQEDTALPGSHHSQPHQRQWSRGRSRSLSQQHPLQRELPGPERVPSAEGRVIPSAPPWPGLPEPRAAGSVPLLQWEEALDWLAEQI
- the VTN gene encoding vitronectin, whose amino-acid sequence is MRLLFPALVLALLATTRAAEDSCEGRCEEGFDAGHKCQCDTLCVYYQSCCSDYSTVCKAKVTRGDVFALPEDDYLDYNLTVDFVTEEVPVAEPTELPTAPVPVETTPESKPNPEETLPEVPNTTPGVSEEPEELCSGKPFDAFTDLKNGSLYAFRGKYFYELDKTSVRPGYPKLISDVWGIEGPIDAAFTRINCQGKTYLFKGTQYWRFDDGALDPGYPRDISEGFEGIPDNVDAAFALPAHSYHGNERVYFFKDKYYWSYDFAQQPTQADCEKSSPSTVFKHYAFMNRDSWEDVFQLLFGSRMPGANGPWYISRDWRGVPSRLDAAMAGRIYVASQQPRRRKSRRQRKRYNHHRSLNLGFWSWLQNDPDSSGVESDGLSGSTCEMLQSVYFFVGDKYYRVNLRTKRVDLVRPRYPRSIAQYWLDCPQPGEEST